In the genome of Paenibacillus sp. FSL R5-0766, one region contains:
- a CDS encoding metal-dependent hydrolase → MMGRSHLIIGTGVSLSVLQLAGMPVTAPAVTVALIGSLLPDIDEPNSLLVSRALPNSLIRLLQTILLPTAVFVYFYVHAKPWNLLLAILIALVSFLPSRSLRKVLMFAIGLGLVFYGHAFAPWNLIAGSLLMLCTTLTHRGLTHTLYGTAIWAGLLYSTTQQQGPEIWVAGGTAYAMHLLADSLTNRGIRPLPPLKWRIRVNLMSTGTKRGAVVENVCIVLSLILAWIAFSPLFL, encoded by the coding sequence ATGATGGGAAGATCCCACCTTATTATCGGGACAGGCGTGTCGCTTTCTGTTCTGCAGTTGGCCGGTATGCCAGTGACTGCGCCGGCAGTTACGGTTGCTCTGATTGGTTCGTTATTGCCTGACATTGATGAGCCGAATTCGCTGCTGGTATCCAGAGCCTTGCCTAACAGCCTGATCAGGTTGTTACAGACGATTCTGTTGCCCACAGCTGTATTTGTGTACTTCTATGTTCATGCCAAACCATGGAACCTGTTGCTTGCGATCCTCATTGCGCTTGTGTCATTCCTGCCTTCGCGTTCGCTTCGCAAAGTGTTGATGTTTGCGATTGGACTCGGGCTGGTCTTTTATGGTCACGCATTTGCACCGTGGAATCTGATTGCAGGTAGCCTGCTTATGCTGTGCACCACGCTAACTCATAGGGGACTGACACATACCCTGTACGGAACCGCAATATGGGCGGGCTTGTTGTACAGCACGACCCAGCAGCAGGGACCTGAGATCTGGGTAGCGGGAGGAACTGCATATGCGATGCATCTGTTGGCCGATTCACTAACCAATCGGGGTATTCGTCCGTTACCACCGCTCAAGTGGCGCATACGGGTGAATCTGATGAGTACAGGGACCAAGCGTGGGGCCGTTGTAGAGAATGTCTGCATTGTGCTTAGTCTTATTTTGGCCTGGATTGCATTCTCACCGCTATTTCTATAG
- the nirB gene encoding nitrite reductase large subunit NirB, which yields MNGKKEKLVIIGNGMAGISTVEQILKLTTRFDITVFGTEPYPNYNRIMLSYVLEGSKTLDDIVLNDLHWYQDYGITLHTGTTVTRIDSDAHEVVTEDGTRFPYDKIIIATGSNSFILPVPGHDKEGVVGFRDIADCNVMLEAAKQYKRAAVIGGGLLGLEAAKGLVQLGMEVTVVHLMQDLMERQLDPQASAMLKAELERQGIRFKMGAQTSELLGGERVEGIRFADDTVLNVDFVVMAVGIKPNTAVARESGMEVNRGIVVDDYMQTSLENVYSVGECTEHRGVCYGLVAPLFEQGMILAKHICGVETAPYEGSVVSTKLKISGVDVFSTGEFIDSPEHTVISHKDDWKRTYKKILLRDNKMVGAVLFGDITDSAELQKLIKQQTEMTEELYGSLMGTGCGGHKKATSVETMPEDEIVCGCNGVTKGTIVDVITNQGLTTVDEIKACTGATRSCGGCKPVVEQILQYVLGDSFSSGAKQGICGCTSMGRDEIVAEIRAKGLQTTKEVMNVLGWSQPEGCSKCRPAINYYLGMIAPDTHEDEKESRFVNERMNANIQKDGTYTVVPRMYGGVTTPADLKRIADVSVKYDVKAVKVTGGQRLDLIGVKKEDLTKVWAELDMPSGYAYAKSLRTVKTCVGSQFCRFGTQDSMAMGARIERKFERLDLPAKFKYAVNGCPRNCAEACTKDIGIVGNDGGWEIFIGGNGGIKARLADSLCKVKTDEELIELCGAIMQYYRETGNYLERTSEWVERMGLEHIRSVVVDNLEERKALMQRIEFALEHVEEPWQKTIRNEEGQSKMFHGIEVSARP from the coding sequence ATGAACGGAAAAAAAGAGAAACTCGTTATCATAGGTAACGGAATGGCAGGAATCAGTACCGTAGAACAAATTTTGAAATTAACTACGCGATTTGATATTACTGTTTTTGGCACAGAGCCCTACCCTAACTACAACCGCATTATGTTGTCCTATGTATTGGAAGGAAGCAAAACACTGGATGACATCGTCCTGAATGATCTCCACTGGTATCAGGATTATGGTATTACCCTCCATACAGGAACAACCGTAACCCGAATTGATTCGGATGCCCATGAGGTTGTGACGGAGGATGGAACTCGCTTCCCTTATGACAAAATCATCATTGCGACTGGCTCTAACTCCTTTATTCTCCCCGTACCTGGACATGACAAAGAAGGTGTTGTCGGTTTCCGCGATATCGCCGATTGCAATGTCATGCTGGAAGCTGCTAAGCAATATAAACGAGCGGCCGTTATCGGAGGCGGACTGCTGGGCCTTGAAGCTGCCAAAGGGTTGGTACAACTTGGCATGGAAGTTACCGTAGTGCACTTGATGCAGGATCTGATGGAGCGTCAGCTTGATCCGCAAGCTTCAGCCATGTTGAAGGCGGAACTCGAACGTCAGGGTATCCGGTTCAAAATGGGTGCGCAGACTTCCGAACTGCTGGGCGGCGAACGGGTTGAAGGGATACGTTTTGCAGATGATACGGTTTTGAATGTTGATTTTGTGGTCATGGCTGTAGGCATTAAACCCAATACGGCTGTAGCCCGCGAAAGCGGTATGGAAGTCAACCGGGGTATTGTCGTGGATGACTATATGCAGACTTCACTTGAAAATGTGTACTCGGTCGGGGAATGTACAGAGCACCGCGGGGTATGTTACGGCCTCGTTGCCCCATTGTTCGAGCAAGGTATGATTCTGGCGAAACATATCTGCGGGGTTGAAACGGCTCCTTATGAAGGTTCTGTTGTATCCACGAAATTGAAAATTTCGGGTGTGGACGTGTTTTCAACTGGTGAATTCATCGACAGTCCGGAGCACACCGTCATTTCGCACAAAGATGACTGGAAACGGACTTACAAAAAAATTCTTCTTCGTGATAATAAAATGGTCGGCGCCGTGCTCTTTGGTGACATTACGGATTCTGCCGAATTGCAGAAGCTGATTAAACAGCAGACCGAAATGACCGAAGAATTGTATGGTTCACTCATGGGTACAGGCTGCGGTGGTCATAAGAAAGCAACCTCTGTTGAAACGATGCCCGAGGACGAGATCGTCTGTGGATGTAACGGGGTAACCAAAGGAACCATTGTTGATGTTATTACAAACCAGGGCCTTACTACTGTAGATGAAATCAAAGCCTGTACCGGTGCAACCCGCTCTTGCGGTGGATGTAAACCGGTGGTTGAACAGATTCTGCAATATGTACTTGGAGACAGTTTCAGTAGTGGAGCCAAACAGGGAATATGCGGATGTACTTCCATGGGACGGGATGAGATTGTAGCCGAGATTCGTGCAAAGGGATTACAAACGACCAAAGAGGTCATGAATGTACTGGGTTGGAGTCAACCTGAAGGTTGTTCCAAATGTCGTCCGGCGATCAACTACTACCTTGGCATGATTGCACCAGATACACACGAAGATGAGAAAGAATCCCGTTTTGTTAACGAACGTATGAACGCGAATATTCAAAAGGATGGAACGTATACGGTTGTACCTCGGATGTATGGCGGGGTGACTACACCAGCGGACCTCAAACGAATCGCTGACGTATCAGTCAAATATGATGTGAAAGCAGTCAAAGTGACTGGCGGTCAGCGTCTCGACTTGATTGGTGTTAAAAAAGAAGATCTGACCAAAGTCTGGGCTGAACTGGATATGCCTTCAGGTTATGCATACGCCAAATCGCTTCGTACGGTCAAAACATGTGTCGGCTCCCAATTCTGCCGATTCGGTACACAGGATTCCATGGCCATGGGCGCTCGCATCGAACGTAAATTCGAACGTCTGGATCTGCCAGCCAAGTTTAAATATGCTGTCAACGGTTGTCCGCGGAACTGTGCAGAGGCATGTACCAAAGATATTGGTATCGTTGGTAACGACGGAGGCTGGGAAATCTTCATCGGTGGTAACGGTGGTATTAAAGCAAGACTGGCTGATTCCCTATGTAAAGTGAAAACGGATGAAGAGTTGATTGAACTGTGCGGAGCCATCATGCAATATTATCGCGAGACAGGTAACTATCTGGAACGGACGTCCGAGTGGGTGGAACGCATGGGTCTGGAGCATATTCGTTCGGTGGTTGTGGATAACCTTGAGGAACGTAAAGCGTTGATGCAGCGGATTGAATTTGCACTTGAGCATGTTGAAGAACCTTGGCAAAAAACGATTCGCAATGAAGAAGGCCAAAGCAAAATGTTCCATGGTATCGAAGTATCGGCTCGTCCATAA
- the nirD gene encoding nitrite reductase small subunit NirD yields MTTKQSGTYFPAGVVEEFLPRIGRVVEIKDQQLAVFRASDGTIFAADNHNPHPKGGPLAEGIVSGHYLYDPLYDWKIDLTTGLVQAPDNGQVQMYPVKVENGQVWIEI; encoded by the coding sequence ATGACGACAAAACAATCAGGCACCTACTTCCCTGCCGGAGTAGTTGAAGAATTCCTGCCACGAATCGGAAGAGTAGTTGAAATTAAGGATCAACAGCTTGCTGTCTTTCGTGCATCGGATGGAACCATCTTTGCTGCGGATAATCACAATCCCCACCCTAAGGGTGGGCCGCTGGCTGAAGGCATCGTGTCCGGGCATTATCTGTACGATCCGCTGTATGATTGGAAAATCGACCTGACTACCGGTCTTGTGCAAGCACCGGACAACGGTCAAGTACAGATGTATCCGGTGAAGGTAGAGAACGGCCAGGTCTGGATTGAAATATAG
- a CDS encoding formate/nitrite transporter family protein: protein MYTPSVEGIIEAAVKKRDQMNASLSRYMVAALMAGAYVGLGIVLIFSIGAPLLAAQSPLQTMLMGMSFGLALTLVIFAGSELFTGNNMFFTMSTLAGRTTVNETLKNWGLVFVGNLLGAILLSLLIVGSGLFKTATPEHLLFVVSAKKMAAPVSELFFRGILCNWLVCLAIWMAARSKEDIAKLVLIWWCLYAFIASGYEHSVANMTLLSLSWLLPNHPDTITMAGWFHNMIPVTLGNIIGGALFVGMAYWYTSPVRKKS from the coding sequence ATGTATACACCAAGTGTTGAGGGAATTATTGAAGCTGCGGTTAAAAAACGGGATCAAATGAACGCAAGCCTGTCACGGTATATGGTTGCTGCCTTGATGGCTGGTGCCTATGTAGGACTTGGCATCGTTCTGATCTTCAGTATCGGTGCTCCGCTCCTTGCGGCGCAGTCACCACTGCAAACCATGTTGATGGGCATGTCCTTCGGACTCGCGCTCACGCTGGTTATCTTTGCCGGATCGGAACTGTTTACAGGTAACAATATGTTCTTTACCATGAGTACACTGGCAGGCCGAACCACAGTGAACGAAACGCTGAAGAACTGGGGGCTCGTCTTTGTTGGTAACCTGCTTGGCGCAATTCTATTAAGTCTACTTATAGTCGGTAGCGGCCTGTTCAAAACGGCCACACCCGAACATCTGCTGTTTGTCGTCTCTGCCAAAAAGATGGCGGCGCCCGTATCTGAGTTGTTCTTCCGAGGAATTCTCTGTAACTGGCTCGTCTGTCTGGCGATCTGGATGGCCGCTCGCTCCAAAGAAGATATCGCCAAACTTGTTCTAATCTGGTGGTGTCTGTACGCATTTATCGCAAGTGGTTATGAGCACAGTGTTGCCAATATGACTTTGCTGTCTTTATCCTGGTTGCTGCCAAACCACCCGGATACAATCACGATGGCAGGCTGGTTCCACAACATGATTCCGGTGACACTTGGTAATATCATCGGTGGTGCCCTCTTTGTCGGCATGGCGTACTGGTACACTTCTCCGGTACGTAAAAAGTCATAA
- a CDS encoding YfbR-like 5'-deoxynucleotidase, translating to MGIHTYFRSLNDLERIIRTPGKFKFEEHSVSAHSWKVVQYAKTLADIEEQHGTTIDWKKLYEITSSHDYGEIFIGDIKTPVKHYSLELRSMLQKVEEGMVEHFINENIPEEFQPIFRRQLREGKDQSVEGLILEVADKMDQVYEAFAELQRGNTEKEFIVMYRYALVKIKNIDLHCVQYFLEQILPDMIEEGIRSPFDIRKITEEALAQ from the coding sequence ATGGGAATCCATACGTACTTCAGGTCACTGAATGATCTTGAACGTATTATTCGTACACCTGGCAAATTCAAATTCGAAGAACACAGCGTATCCGCCCATTCCTGGAAAGTCGTACAGTACGCCAAAACACTCGCAGATATTGAGGAGCAACATGGAACCACCATCGATTGGAAGAAGTTATACGAAATTACGAGCAGTCATGATTATGGCGAAATCTTCATCGGTGATATCAAGACCCCGGTCAAACATTATTCACTGGAGCTGCGTTCGATGCTGCAAAAGGTGGAAGAAGGCATGGTTGAACATTTTATTAATGAAAATATTCCTGAAGAGTTCCAGCCTATTTTCCGCAGACAGCTGCGTGAGGGCAAAGACCAATCGGTTGAAGGACTGATTCTCGAAGTCGCAGACAAGATGGATCAGGTATATGAAGCCTTTGCTGAGCTCCAACGTGGCAATACGGAGAAAGAATTTATCGTTATGTACCGTTATGCCTTGGTCAAAATCAAAAATATCGACCTCCACTGTGTGCAGTATTTTCTGGAACAGATTCTCCCCGACATGATCGAAGAAGGTATCCGCTCCCCGTTTGATATTCGCAAAATAACCGAAGAAGCTCTGGCCCAGTGA
- a CDS encoding response regulator, with protein sequence MTIKYRTIIVEDEALIRRNVSRKFRELDTRFEVIGEARNGQEALQLIEHSVPDLVVTDIQMPVMNGLELAKHLYFAYPHVKIVILSGYHEFEYARQAISYKVEDYLLKPLSEEQLRTLLDAMELKLGSAVDSLAHVSAVLDEQVKPEDIAEAVKLYLKQNYMHEITLQDMAGQMHFSVDYLGKCFKKVTGETPLKYMTGLRINEAKRMLVTHENMDIKTIGGAVGYSDSHYFSRIFKNKTGMYPSEYRLQLQERKKALSMDDEHHVDLS encoded by the coding sequence ATGACAATCAAATATAGAACGATTATTGTGGAAGATGAAGCCTTGATTCGCCGGAATGTCTCGCGCAAATTCAGAGAGCTGGACACCCGGTTCGAGGTGATCGGTGAAGCGCGGAACGGTCAGGAAGCGTTACAGCTCATTGAACATTCCGTACCTGATCTGGTCGTAACTGATATACAGATGCCGGTAATGAATGGATTGGAACTCGCCAAACATCTGTATTTTGCCTATCCGCATGTGAAAATTGTCATTCTGAGTGGTTATCATGAATTCGAATATGCACGGCAGGCGATCAGTTACAAGGTGGAGGATTATCTGCTCAAACCATTATCGGAAGAACAGCTTCGGACACTGCTGGATGCGATGGAATTGAAGCTTGGGAGCGCTGTGGATTCGCTTGCCCATGTCAGTGCCGTGCTGGATGAGCAGGTGAAGCCGGAGGATATCGCAGAGGCTGTTAAGTTGTATTTGAAGCAGAATTACATGCATGAGATTACACTCCAGGACATGGCGGGACAGATGCATTTTAGTGTGGACTATCTGGGAAAGTGCTTCAAGAAGGTGACGGGGGAGACTCCACTGAAATATATGACAGGTCTGCGGATTAATGAAGCGAAGCGCATGCTCGTCACTCACGAGAATATGGATATCAAGACCATTGGTGGAGCGGTAGGGTATAGTGACTCCCACTATTTCAGCCGGATCTTCAAAAACAAAACGGGCATGTATCCTAGCGAATACCGACTGCAATTGCAGGAACGAAAAAAAGCCCTGTCCATGGATGATGAGCACCATGTTGACTTGAGCTGA
- a CDS encoding histidine kinase, translating into MLNRQKRSVGWTFSNGVTDIIIGRGVWGLRYRFGTLQQSLFAYYSAVFIIFSLIVAGLLYVFLASDIRHRSEEQQRQLGVSIVSNLDQEVVKMNNFSMNIVYSNLVKEHFSHYLAPAEGSEQTMTSDPALYKDTTTLIDVILAIISSSNTAKQANIYDVNGKMLGAGAFNGQLSVDLTQRPWYKETWERSGWRVIQLLEGGALPIPTGEGKSDQPYISLTRVYKDGNYVSQGVVEILQDAGTLFQHLNELQANNNDLRIYVVDEQNTRLYPLSSDADVSQAGHFDDVDLIQNLSFPPDTMQEITDPLSHSKQMITYMTSQETGWTVIVMQSKQSLFASLNRMAVMFIGATLATLMLILVLSYLISKRVTLPLHRLQRIIQKTGENDLVSGQDSGQLFKLEHPGSIREMDELNDTFIRLNQQLVQSFQDRLAMKSQETEARLLALQSQMNPHFLYNNITNISIMAEEGMNEQIVAFCANIASMLRYISTPGKSGVPLSQELDYCERYLECMKIRFEDDLHYEFHIPDEMQHIQIPMLMVQPLLENAMKYGLGDTPPWKLNITGELDPVQQTWQIHVEDNGPGMEPEALAKIMHYIEQSQEWERMPDLEINGMGLKNIWVRLKLWYGTAAHMQITNKPSGGVQITIGGSIRKEHD; encoded by the coding sequence GTGCTCAATAGACAAAAGCGTTCTGTTGGGTGGACATTTTCGAATGGTGTGACAGATATCATCATAGGACGAGGTGTGTGGGGATTGCGATATCGATTTGGAACGCTTCAGCAAAGTCTGTTTGCCTATTACTCTGCGGTATTTATTATCTTTTCGCTGATTGTGGCGGGGCTTCTGTATGTTTTTCTCGCAAGTGACATTCGTCATCGAAGTGAAGAACAGCAGAGACAACTGGGGGTATCCATCGTCAGTAACTTGGATCAGGAAGTGGTGAAAATGAACAACTTTTCCATGAATATCGTGTACTCCAATCTGGTCAAAGAACACTTCAGTCACTACTTGGCACCAGCAGAAGGCAGTGAGCAGACAATGACGAGTGATCCGGCATTGTACAAGGATACAACCACACTAATTGATGTCATTCTCGCGATCATCAGCAGCTCCAACACAGCCAAACAGGCCAATATCTATGATGTGAATGGCAAGATGCTGGGAGCGGGTGCATTCAACGGTCAACTGTCGGTAGACCTGACTCAGCGACCGTGGTACAAGGAAACCTGGGAGCGGAGTGGCTGGCGGGTGATCCAATTGTTAGAGGGCGGAGCTTTGCCCATACCTACGGGCGAGGGAAAATCGGATCAACCTTATATTTCGCTTACCCGTGTATACAAAGATGGCAATTATGTCAGCCAGGGTGTCGTTGAGATTTTGCAGGATGCCGGAACCCTGTTCCAGCACTTGAATGAATTGCAGGCGAATAACAACGATCTTCGGATCTATGTAGTGGATGAACAAAATACACGGTTGTATCCACTTTCTTCGGATGCCGATGTTTCTCAAGCAGGCCATTTCGATGATGTGGACTTGATTCAAAATCTTTCATTTCCACCTGATACGATGCAGGAGATCACCGATCCTTTGAGTCATTCCAAACAAATGATAACGTACATGACGTCACAGGAGACGGGATGGACCGTTATTGTCATGCAGTCCAAACAATCCCTTTTCGCGAGTCTCAACCGGATGGCTGTGATGTTTATCGGTGCCACGTTAGCTACTCTCATGCTGATTCTGGTTCTCTCGTATCTGATTTCCAAAAGGGTTACTTTGCCGCTGCATCGTTTGCAGCGCATTATTCAGAAAACGGGTGAGAATGATCTGGTATCGGGTCAGGATTCCGGTCAATTGTTCAAGCTGGAGCATCCCGGTTCTATTCGGGAGATGGATGAGTTAAATGATACGTTTATCCGGCTGAATCAACAGCTTGTGCAATCGTTTCAGGACAGGCTGGCGATGAAATCTCAGGAGACAGAAGCGAGATTGCTGGCGCTGCAATCCCAGATGAACCCGCATTTTCTCTATAACAACATCACCAATATCAGCATCATGGCGGAAGAAGGCATGAATGAGCAGATTGTCGCGTTCTGCGCCAATATTGCGTCTATGCTGCGTTATATTTCTACTCCGGGTAAGAGCGGGGTTCCACTGTCTCAAGAATTGGATTATTGTGAGCGATATCTGGAGTGTATGAAGATTAGGTTTGAGGATGATCTACACTACGAGTTTCATATTCCGGATGAGATGCAACATATTCAGATTCCAATGTTAATGGTACAACCACTACTCGAAAATGCCATGAAATATGGACTGGGTGATACCCCTCCATGGAAACTGAATATTACTGGAGAGTTGGATCCGGTACAGCAGACCTGGCAGATCCACGTAGAAGACAACGGGCCTGGCATGGAACCCGAGGCACTTGCCAAGATCATGCATTATATCGAACAGTCACAGGAGTGGGAGCGTATGCCTGACCTCGAAATAAACGGCATGGGACTCAAGAATATATGGGTCCGATTGAAATTATGGTATGGCACAGCAGCCCACATGCAGATTACGAACAAGCCTTCCGGCGGTGTCCAGATTACTATAGGCGGTTCCATTCGAAAGGAGCATGACTGA
- a CDS encoding ABC transporter substrate-binding protein, which produces MMRKRFLFSLASVLLLSTLLLAGCNSGKSTEGSGKVTLTFGTSQSGIPRTGIMQTMAKEYEQETGVKIDFQVVPDAQWRDLIKVKLASGEAPDIFNVDVDPLSMPANVRPEENAIDLTNEEFTGRMSEEILPTVSHNDKVYGVSFAPTKIWYVYYNKRIFQELGIEPPTSYAEFKAISQKIKDKDIIPFYQAPASGWYQVLPLFETGPNYEQTTAGTYEKLNNNEMKVADMTQLKTVIEQLKEFADLGYFGKDFLSNTVEAGIEAFGQEKAAMLLRVPGTEKEVSEAYPEMEDNMGFFVMPWGDNQTIGVNPGGSAAMFGNKNSKHPEEVLKFFRWITEHDHLQRVFDEGEGNLTICWPEIEPKLTQDYIDYEKNHEKGTVMQAAVKYIDPQWMDIGKDLSGMFAGAMTPDQILQNIDKRRAEQAKVLKDEKWQ; this is translated from the coding sequence ATGATGAGAAAACGATTTCTATTTTCGCTTGCAAGTGTGCTCCTGCTCTCCACTCTGCTGCTTGCCGGGTGCAACTCAGGTAAAAGTACGGAAGGTTCGGGTAAGGTCACTCTCACGTTTGGAACAAGTCAATCCGGTATTCCGCGTACAGGCATCATGCAGACGATGGCCAAGGAATATGAGCAGGAGACGGGTGTCAAAATTGACTTCCAGGTCGTACCTGACGCACAGTGGCGTGACCTGATCAAGGTGAAGCTCGCTTCTGGCGAAGCACCTGATATTTTCAATGTCGATGTGGACCCACTGAGCATGCCGGCCAACGTAAGACCGGAGGAAAATGCCATTGACTTGACCAATGAGGAATTCACAGGTCGGATGTCTGAAGAGATTTTGCCAACTGTCAGTCACAATGACAAGGTGTACGGGGTTTCTTTTGCGCCAACGAAAATCTGGTATGTGTACTATAACAAACGTATCTTCCAAGAGCTTGGCATAGAGCCTCCTACATCCTATGCCGAATTCAAGGCAATCAGCCAGAAAATTAAGGATAAAGACATCATTCCGTTCTATCAAGCACCTGCCAGCGGGTGGTATCAGGTTCTGCCTTTGTTCGAAACGGGACCTAACTATGAGCAAACAACAGCGGGAACCTACGAGAAATTAAACAACAATGAGATGAAAGTCGCAGATATGACGCAACTCAAGACGGTCATTGAACAATTGAAGGAATTTGCGGATCTCGGTTATTTCGGCAAAGACTTCTTGTCCAATACGGTAGAAGCGGGAATTGAGGCGTTTGGTCAGGAGAAAGCAGCGATGTTGCTGCGGGTTCCAGGGACGGAAAAGGAAGTGTCCGAAGCGTATCCGGAAATGGAAGACAATATGGGATTCTTCGTCATGCCGTGGGGAGATAATCAGACGATTGGTGTGAATCCGGGCGGATCGGCTGCGATGTTTGGTAACAAAAACAGTAAACATCCCGAAGAAGTGCTGAAATTCTTCCGCTGGATTACCGAGCATGATCATCTGCAACGTGTGTTCGATGAAGGTGAGGGCAACCTGACGATCTGCTGGCCGGAAATCGAACCAAAGCTGACACAGGACTATATTGATTATGAGAAAAATCATGAAAAAGGTACGGTCATGCAGGCCGCTGTGAAATATATTGATCCACAATGGATGGATATTGGCAAGGACTTATCAGGTATGTTCGCCGGTGCAATGACACCGGATCAGATTTTGCAAAATATTGATAAACGTCGTGCTGAACAAGCCAAAGTGCTGAAAGATGAGAAGTGGCAGTAA
- a CDS encoding sugar ABC transporter permease, translating into MNANKIYPWYFSSGAIALYLLFIVAPALLGIYYSFTDWNSYSSEKNFIGLEHFRTILAGDPTYLLFIKNTVLFTLVTSIAKTVLGLFLALLLVSGVKAANLHRMIIFSPQVLSFLIVGLVFKSLLDPNNGFVNVTLRSMGLDVLAQNWLGSLTWAMPSIMAVDTWKGMGYIMVLFIAGLLAIPRDYYEAASIDGAGFGQKLFRITIPMLMPTITIATVLNITYGLRVFDAVYVLTNGGPGNATDVINTAVYSSFAKGYWGLGSALSTILFVIMAILSFFIIRLMNRKVEY; encoded by the coding sequence ATGAATGCAAACAAAATCTATCCCTGGTATTTCTCATCTGGAGCAATTGCGTTATATCTGCTGTTCATCGTTGCTCCCGCCCTGCTGGGCATCTATTATTCCTTCACTGACTGGAACAGTTATAGTTCGGAGAAGAACTTTATCGGTCTGGAGCATTTCCGTACCATTCTCGCGGGTGATCCGACCTATCTGCTTTTTATCAAAAACACAGTCTTGTTCACCCTCGTTACATCCATCGCCAAGACCGTTCTGGGCTTATTTCTCGCTCTACTGTTGGTCAGCGGTGTAAAAGCCGCCAATCTGCATCGGATGATTATCTTCTCCCCACAGGTGCTGTCGTTCCTGATTGTTGGACTTGTGTTCAAAAGTCTGCTCGACCCCAACAATGGGTTCGTTAACGTGACTCTGCGTTCCATGGGACTAGACGTTCTCGCCCAGAACTGGCTGGGCTCCCTGACCTGGGCCATGCCATCCATCATGGCAGTGGATACGTGGAAAGGCATGGGGTACATCATGGTGCTGTTCATCGCCGGACTGCTCGCGATTCCACGTGATTATTACGAAGCAGCATCCATTGATGGCGCCGGCTTCGGGCAGAAGCTGTTCCGGATCACCATTCCGATGCTGATGCCTACCATTACCATCGCCACGGTACTTAATATTACATATGGGCTGAGAGTATTCGATGCCGTATACGTGTTAACCAACGGTGGCCCCGGTAACGCGACAGATGTGATTAACACGGCGGTCTATTCCTCTTTTGCCAAAGGGTATTGGGGACTGGGGAGTGCGCTATCTACCATTCTGTTTGTCATCATGGCAATCCTCTCCTTTTTCATCATTCGTTTGATGAACCGAAAGGTGGAATACTGA